The Geotrypetes seraphini chromosome 6, aGeoSer1.1, whole genome shotgun sequence genome includes a window with the following:
- the LOC117361910 gene encoding LOW QUALITY PROTEIN: olfactory receptor 52K1-like (The sequence of the model RefSeq protein was modified relative to this genomic sequence to represent the inferred CDS: inserted 1 base in 1 codon) — MLVVNTTSIQPSTFLLVGIPGLEAFHILISLPFCSVYIIALIGNATLLYIIKVEASLHEPMYIFLSMLSVIDLVLSTSIAPKMLAIFWFNSRDIDFYACLTQMFFLHSFAIMESALLLAMALDRYVAICKPLRYASILTNQVIIKIGVAALIRAVALMTPLPXFVKRFPYCRSNIVHHTYCEHMAVVKLACANTTFNNIYGIIVALFIVGLDLLFIILSYVWILRAVFRLASKEARLKALSTCASHISAILIFYVPVVLSSVVHRFGQKVAPHIHILLANTYLLLPPMINPIVYGVKTKQIRERVLNLFYRKSE; from the exons ATGTTGGTTGTAAACACTACCAGCATTCAACCTTCCACCTTCTTGTTGGTTGGCATTCCTGGGCTTGAAGCATTTCACATCCTGATCTCATTGCCCTTCTGTTCAGTGTATATCATTGCTCTGATAGGGAATGCCACTCTTCTGTACATTATAAAAGTTGAAGCAAGCTTGCATGAGCCTATGTATATTTTTCTTTCCATGTTATCAGTCATCGATCTAGTGTTGTCCACTTCCATTGCACCAAAAATGTTGGCCATCTTTTGGTTCAATTCCAGAGACATAGATTTTTATGCCTGTCTCACCCAGATGTTCTTTCTTCATTCATTTGCCATCATGGAATCTGCCCTGCTTCTGGCTATGGCTTTGGATCGCTATGTTGCAATCTGCAAGCCCCTGAGATATGCATCCATTTTGACCAACCAGGTTATTATTAAAATCGGTGTCGCCGCTTTAATCAGAGCAGTTGCTTTAATGACACCTTTAC TTTTTGTTAAAAGGTTCCCCTACTGCAGAAGTAATATAGTTCACCATACATACTGTGAACATATGGCTGTGGTGAAACTGGCATGTGCCAACACTACATTCAATAACATCTATGGTATAATAGTTGCTTTGTTCAttgttggattggatttattgttTATTATATTGTCTTATGTTTGGATTCTTAGGGCAGTCTTTAGACTGGCCTCCAAGGAAGCTCGCCTCAAAGCCCTCAGCACCTGTGCCTCCCATATCTCTGCCATCTTAATCTTCTATGTTCCTGTTGTCCTCAGTTCTGTGGTACACAGGTTTGGTCAGAAGGTGGCTCCTCATATTCACATCTTACTGGCCAACACCTACCTCCTTCTCCCACCCATGATAAACCCAATTGTTTATGGTGTGAAAACAAAACAGATTCGTGAAAGGGTGCTGAACTTGTTCTATCGAAAGAGCGAGTAG